One Jeotgalibaca porci genomic region harbors:
- a CDS encoding DEAD/DEAH box helicase — translation MKFEELNLNPFILKAIDDLGFVEPTEIQKQIIPIIQANKNVVGKSQTGSGKSHSFLLPLLNQVDPSNQETQIVITTPSRELAEQLYQVATQLVTYSPDEIRISNFVGGTDKQRQINKLSQQQSHVVIGTPGRILDLVNEQVLKIHTTKAFVVDEADMTLDMGFLHDVDQIAGRMPKHLQMLVFSATIPQKLQPFLKKYMENPEIINLEPKQIVAASISNYLLATKSGNKMDVLDRALSIGQPYFTLIFANTKQKVDEIAHELRGRNYEVAVLHGDIPARERKRIMRRVHNMDFQYMVATDLAARGIDIEGVSHVINYEIPKDTEFFVHRIGRTGRKNLPGTAITLYGPDELESVEALEKVGIKFQPVVMKDGGFVETDDRRNREKRNSKNAAEVDPRIKGMVNKAKKKVKPGYKRRLNEQIKRQVRKNKGSDGNRKKR, via the coding sequence ATGAAATTCGAAGAACTAAATCTGAATCCTTTCATTCTAAAAGCAATAGATGATCTAGGATTCGTTGAGCCAACAGAGATTCAAAAGCAGATTATTCCTATTATCCAAGCGAATAAAAACGTTGTCGGTAAATCACAAACGGGTTCTGGAAAGAGCCACAGCTTTTTACTGCCATTATTAAATCAAGTGGATCCATCCAATCAAGAAACACAAATCGTTATTACGACGCCAAGTCGTGAGTTAGCAGAGCAGTTGTACCAAGTTGCAACGCAGCTAGTGACGTATTCACCTGACGAAATTCGTATTTCCAATTTTGTAGGGGGAACAGATAAACAACGTCAGATTAACAAACTATCGCAACAACAATCACACGTGGTTATTGGAACACCGGGTCGTATTTTGGATTTAGTGAATGAACAAGTACTAAAAATTCATACAACCAAAGCATTCGTAGTCGATGAAGCGGATATGACTTTAGACATGGGATTCTTGCATGATGTGGATCAAATTGCCGGACGGATGCCAAAACATTTACAAATGTTGGTATTCTCAGCAACGATTCCACAAAAACTACAACCGTTTTTGAAAAAGTATATGGAAAATCCTGAAATCATCAACTTGGAACCAAAACAAATTGTAGCAGCATCTATTTCTAATTACTTGTTAGCAACGAAGAGTGGAAATAAAATGGATGTTCTGGACCGTGCTTTGTCTATTGGTCAGCCATACTTTACACTTATTTTCGCTAACACGAAACAAAAAGTAGACGAAATCGCGCATGAATTGCGTGGCCGGAATTATGAAGTAGCCGTTTTGCACGGTGATATTCCAGCTCGTGAAAGAAAACGTATCATGAGACGTGTCCACAATATGGATTTCCAATACATGGTTGCAACTGATTTAGCAGCACGTGGTATCGATATTGAAGGTGTTTCGCACGTTATCAACTATGAAATTCCGAAAGACACAGAATTTTTTGTTCATAGAATTGGTCGTACGGGACGTAAGAATTTACCGGGAACAGCTATTACACTGTATGGTCCCGATGAATTAGAAAGTGTGGAAGCATTAGAGAAAGTTGGAATAAAATTCCAACCAGTCGTTATGAAAGACGGTGGATTTGTCGAAACAGATGACAGAAGAAACCGCGAAAAACGGAACTCTAAGAATGCCGCTGAAGTTGACCCACGTATCAAAGGAATGGTTAACAAAGCGAAGAAAAAAGTAAAACCTGGCTATAAACGCCGCCTGAATGAGCAAATTAAGCGACAAGTCAGAAAGAACAAAGGCTCAGATGGTAACCGTAAAAAACGTTAA